In one window of Gorilla gorilla gorilla isolate KB3781 chromosome 2, NHGRI_mGorGor1-v2.1_pri, whole genome shotgun sequence DNA:
- the RAB43 gene encoding ras-related protein Rab-43 isoform X3, whose amino-acid sequence MAGPGPGPGDPDEQYDFLFKLVLVGDASVGKTCVVQRFKTGAFSERQGSTIGVDFTMKTLEIQGKRVKLQIWDTAGQERFRTITQSYYRSANGAILAYDITKRSSFLSVPHWIEDVRKYAGSNIVQLLIEMQSCYVAQADLELLASSNPPASTSK is encoded by the exons ATGGCAGGGCCGGGCCCAGGCCCGGGGGACCCGGACGAGCAGTACGATTTCCTGTTCAAGCTGGTGCTGGTGGGCGACGCAAGCGTGGGCAAGACGTGCGTGGTGCAGCGCTTCAAGACCGGCGCCTTCTCGGAGCGCCAGGGAAGCACCATCGGCGTCGACTTCACCATGAAGACGCTGGAGATCCAGGGCAAGCGGGTCAAG CTGCAGATCTGGGACACGGCTGGCCAGGAGCGGTTCCGCACCATCACCCAGAGCTACTACCGCAGTGCCAATGGGGCCATCCTTGCCTACGACATCACCAAGAGGAGCTCCTTCCTGTCGGTGCCTCACTGGATTGAGGATGTGAGGAAGTATGCGGGCTCCAACATTGTGCAGCTGCTGATCG agatgcagtcctgctatgttgcccaggctgatcttgaactcctggcctcaagcaatcctcctgcctcaacctccaagtag
- the RAB43 gene encoding ras-related protein Rab-43 isoform X4: MAGPGPGPGDPDEQYDFLFKLVLVGDASVGKTCVVQRFKTGAFSERQGSTIGVDFTMKTLEIQAADLGHGWPGAVPHHHPELLPQCQWGHPCLRHHQEELLPVGASLD; this comes from the exons ATGGCAGGGCCGGGCCCAGGCCCGGGGGACCCGGACGAGCAGTACGATTTCCTGTTCAAGCTGGTGCTGGTGGGCGACGCAAGCGTGGGCAAGACGTGCGTGGTGCAGCGCTTCAAGACCGGCGCCTTCTCGGAGCGCCAGGGAAGCACCATCGGCGTCGACTTCACCATGAAGACGCTGGAGATCCAGG CTGCAGATCTGGGACACGGCTGGCCAGGAGCGGTTCCGCACCATCACCCAGAGCTACTACCGCAGTGCCAATGGGGCCATCCTTGCCTACGACATCACCAAGAGGAGCTCCTTCCTGTCGGTGCCTCACTGGATTGA